The Spirosoma foliorum genome has a window encoding:
- a CDS encoding BlaI/MecI/CopY family transcriptional regulator yields MKPTDSELEILHVLWTNGPSTVRQVHDTLSQSRDLGYTTALKLMQIMYEKGLLSREEDGRSHTYTAAVSEEATQRNLVDRFVETAFRGSASKLVMQILGQHKASREELDEIKNLLSDLNRDLSD; encoded by the coding sequence ATGAAGCCAACGGACTCTGAACTGGAAATCCTGCATGTACTCTGGACCAATGGGCCCAGTACAGTACGTCAGGTACACGATACGTTGAGCCAAAGCCGAGACCTCGGTTATACAACGGCTCTGAAATTAATGCAGATTATGTACGAGAAAGGGCTGCTTTCCCGCGAGGAAGATGGTCGCTCGCATACCTACACAGCGGCAGTCAGCGAAGAAGCTACCCAACGGAACTTAGTTGACCGTTTTGTTGAAACGGCTTTTCGGGGATCAGCATCGAAGTTAGTTATGCAGATATTGGGTCAACATAAAGCCTCGCGCGAAGAATTAGATGAGATTAAAAATCTGCTGAGTGATCTGAACCGAGATTTATCTGATTAA
- a CDS encoding M56 family metallopeptidase has product MNAFHFLSNSVVDALGWTLLHALWQGFALVLPVAVVLHLLRNQSSMLRYRVSVLTLLTQLLVSGATFIWYYEPVVENQPIVPSAAIHYAKLVRWQTVTQSLPWQQQTQLFLERHLSQFVLIYLIGVALFGLRLAGGWLYLQRLSKTATQPATKNWLSLTNQLRSALMIKTVVQVRESARIAVPMVVGMLKPVLLLPIGLATSLSMREVEAVLAHELAHVKRHDYAVNLLQSVVEVLYFFHPALWWLSARVREEREHCCDDLAVEACGGNGRILAQALARVEELRLMQLEQTPALAMAFASKRQHLLHRVRRVLGVPTRPFVSNASLAGLTLATILLMSVSVYAVQKQDDTKKETKQPKPAQSTRRHKIDGNSEYGMVDGKKVGYVIWKGQKLSAARLTKLQTQLNQVMNGQLSLDAVKQADRDILLTIIEKNQAFDNGMGALTEGLSHIDYDNIVASSALKNVPLSPDGTVEGLAKVDYKSIIDDALAAATRNSHDAFLLANDTLAPQRAFQQRQIDSLSRLMNERAHQVQTLHLQMEKMQFPIEEFGRNQQMLEWRKEKLMQLRNSLIEKQQQMMRQDGKQKLSLEEMEKQVAAFEPEIKKQEASIEEANRQLEATQAKLLEARKPLEKLELESRQLDAQLERLSVEMERHGESLSRITSDLPNLDMGMNVNVNTGRGRITRTPRAPRAPRPAIAPRVDVVVPAVPAAPAVRVQAAPAIAPPTPPARVAKPRSAPKPAVAPKIDE; this is encoded by the coding sequence ATGAACGCTTTCCATTTTTTGTCGAATTCAGTGGTGGATGCCCTGGGCTGGACGCTACTCCATGCGCTCTGGCAGGGTTTTGCGTTGGTTTTGCCGGTAGCTGTAGTGCTTCATCTTCTTCGGAACCAATCCAGTATGCTGCGCTATCGCGTTAGTGTGCTCACCCTGCTCACCCAACTTTTGGTATCAGGGGCTACGTTTATCTGGTATTATGAGCCAGTTGTTGAGAATCAACCAATCGTGCCGTCAGCCGCCATCCACTATGCTAAACTGGTTCGCTGGCAAACGGTGACGCAAAGTTTACCCTGGCAGCAACAAACGCAGCTATTTCTGGAAAGGCATCTGAGTCAATTTGTCCTGATCTACCTAATTGGTGTGGCCTTGTTCGGGTTGCGACTGGCAGGGGGGTGGCTTTATCTGCAACGGCTAAGCAAAACAGCTACGCAGCCTGCCACCAAAAACTGGCTTTCGTTAACGAACCAGCTTCGTTCGGCCCTGATGATCAAAACCGTTGTGCAAGTTCGTGAATCGGCACGTATTGCGGTACCTATGGTGGTTGGCATGTTAAAGCCCGTTTTATTGCTCCCCATTGGCTTAGCCACAAGCCTGTCTATGCGTGAAGTCGAAGCGGTTTTGGCACATGAATTAGCCCACGTAAAACGGCATGATTACGCCGTGAACCTACTCCAATCGGTTGTTGAAGTGCTCTATTTCTTTCATCCTGCGCTGTGGTGGCTATCAGCTCGTGTGCGAGAAGAGCGTGAACATTGCTGCGACGATTTGGCGGTAGAAGCTTGCGGAGGCAATGGTCGTATTCTGGCACAAGCGCTTGCCCGTGTAGAAGAACTACGGCTTATGCAACTTGAACAGACTCCCGCTTTGGCGATGGCATTTGCCTCAAAACGGCAACACTTATTGCATCGGGTTCGTCGGGTGCTGGGGGTTCCAACGCGCCCCTTCGTCTCCAATGCCAGTCTGGCTGGTTTAACCCTTGCGACTATTTTGCTGATGAGTGTATCGGTTTATGCAGTCCAGAAACAGGATGATACGAAAAAGGAAACCAAACAACCCAAACCTGCTCAATCGACCCGTCGGCATAAAATTGATGGTAATTCTGAATATGGTATGGTCGATGGCAAGAAAGTGGGCTATGTGATCTGGAAAGGCCAAAAGCTGTCGGCAGCCCGATTAACTAAATTACAAACTCAACTGAATCAGGTGATGAATGGGCAGCTATCGCTTGATGCGGTCAAACAAGCTGACCGAGACATTCTATTAACGATTATTGAAAAGAATCAGGCGTTTGATAACGGAATGGGTGCTTTGACCGAAGGCTTATCGCACATTGATTACGATAACATTGTCGCATCATCAGCACTGAAAAACGTTCCCCTCAGCCCAGACGGAACCGTAGAAGGCTTAGCGAAAGTCGATTATAAAAGCATTATCGACGATGCGCTTGCGGCTGCTACTCGTAATAGCCACGATGCGTTCCTGTTAGCAAATGACACCCTTGCCCCTCAGCGCGCTTTCCAGCAACGGCAAATCGATAGCCTAAGCAGGCTTATGAATGAGCGGGCGCATCAGGTTCAGACGTTACACCTTCAGATGGAGAAAATGCAGTTTCCCATTGAGGAGTTCGGACGAAACCAACAGATGTTGGAGTGGCGTAAAGAGAAGCTGATGCAGTTACGCAATAGTCTCATTGAGAAGCAACAACAGATGATGCGTCAGGATGGAAAGCAGAAATTAAGTCTGGAAGAAATGGAGAAGCAAGTAGCCGCTTTTGAGCCAGAAATAAAGAAACAGGAAGCTAGTATTGAGGAGGCCAATCGGCAGTTAGAAGCTACTCAGGCAAAATTACTGGAGGCTCGAAAACCGCTGGAAAAACTAGAACTCGAATCTCGCCAGTTGGATGCACAACTAGAGCGGTTATCAGTAGAAATGGAACGACATGGCGAAAGCCTATCCCGAATAACTAGCGACCTACCCAATCTGGATATGGGCATGAATGTCAACGTCAACACAGGCAGAGGCCGCATTACACGCACTCCGCGTGCCCCACGTGCTCCTCGCCCTGCAATAGCCCCCAGAGTAGATGTAGTAGTACCTGCAGTACCAGCGGCACCAGCAGTACGTGTTCAGGCAGCGCCGGCAATTGCCCCTCCTACTCCCCCTGCACGGGTTGCCAAACCTCGCTCGGCTCCGAAACCAGCGGTGGCACCCAAAATTGACGAGTAG